One Granulicella sp. 5B5 DNA window includes the following coding sequences:
- the rpoN gene encoding RNA polymerase factor sigma-54 yields the protein MLQPRLSVKLAQRQVLTPGLVQMVSVLALNKLELKEMLNGELIENPVLEEIDESSETLEELSTREAESERSAEDISHDAPDSANAFDEVDFGSYFQEFLDPGYRTASTFEDSDKPSFEHFLAAPSNLSDHLLWQLGALPLAPRLRFSVEIIIGNLNEDGYLTASDEELAEALRSEFADASLSPDEITHLLAKAGDVMAQLDPIGIGARDLHECLIRQLNAQRSEWTRSELRRQQAENVTPEPPLLLDLAAQIVESHLQLLQRKDVRELVRLLRRSTDEVNAAIGIIRRLDPRPGQRYNQASTRLIEPDVAFVKRDDEYVVVMNEEDLPSLRLNAVYRRMLRDRDLEKDVREYVKDRYKSAIQLLRNIEQRKNTIVRTCEAIIRRQHDFLERGVEALHPMMIKEVAEEIGVHPSTVSRAVANKYVHTAQGVYELRFFFSEGVNGPEGGDLPLMLLKRKVKKLIEEEDPRKPLTDDRLVAELLRQGIQVNRRTVAKYREDMHIPSTHQRRQR from the coding sequence CTGCTGCAACCACGCCTTTCCGTAAAACTCGCGCAGCGCCAGGTACTTACTCCGGGTCTGGTGCAGATGGTCAGTGTGCTTGCGCTCAACAAGCTTGAGCTCAAAGAGATGCTCAACGGCGAGCTCATTGAAAATCCTGTTCTCGAAGAGATCGACGAATCCTCGGAGACTCTCGAAGAGCTCTCCACGCGCGAGGCGGAGTCCGAGCGCAGCGCGGAGGACATCAGTCACGACGCGCCTGACTCGGCCAACGCCTTCGATGAAGTCGACTTCGGGTCCTACTTTCAGGAGTTCCTCGATCCCGGCTACCGCACCGCTTCTACCTTTGAGGACTCGGACAAGCCCTCGTTCGAGCACTTCCTCGCCGCGCCCAGCAACCTCTCCGATCACCTGCTCTGGCAGTTGGGGGCGCTCCCGCTGGCACCCCGGCTGCGTTTCAGCGTCGAGATCATCATCGGTAACCTGAACGAGGATGGCTATCTGACCGCGAGTGATGAAGAACTGGCCGAGGCGCTGCGCTCCGAGTTTGCAGATGCATCACTCTCGCCCGATGAGATCACGCACCTTCTTGCAAAGGCCGGGGATGTTATGGCACAGCTTGACCCCATAGGCATCGGCGCGCGCGATCTGCATGAGTGCCTGATACGGCAGCTAAACGCACAGCGCAGTGAGTGGACTCGCAGCGAGCTCCGCCGTCAGCAGGCCGAAAACGTCACGCCAGAGCCGCCGCTCCTTCTGGACCTCGCCGCCCAGATCGTTGAATCACATCTCCAGCTTCTGCAGCGCAAGGATGTTCGCGAACTGGTTCGTCTGCTGCGCCGTTCCACTGACGAGGTCAATGCAGCGATCGGTATCATCCGGCGGCTCGATCCGCGTCCAGGCCAGCGCTACAACCAGGCTTCCACCCGTCTCATCGAGCCTGATGTTGCCTTCGTCAAACGCGACGACGAGTACGTCGTTGTGATGAACGAGGAGGACCTGCCTTCGCTTCGGCTCAACGCTGTCTATCGCCGCATGTTGCGAGACCGCGACCTCGAGAAGGATGTCCGCGAATATGTCAAAGACCGATATAAGTCGGCCATCCAGCTTCTTCGCAACATCGAACAGCGAAAAAATACCATCGTACGCACGTGCGAGGCCATCATCCGCCGTCAGCACGATTTTCTTGAGCGCGGCGTGGAAGCCCTTCATCCCATGATGATTAAGGAGGTCGCTGAGGAGATTGGCGTCCATCCTTCCACCGTCAGTCGGGCAGTTGCCAATAAATATGTACACACCGCACAGGGTGTTTATGAGTTACGATTCTTTTTCTCCGAGGGAGTTAATGGCCCCGAAGGAGGAGATCTTCCCCTGATGCTCCTCAAGCGCAAGGTGAAGAAGCTGATCGAAGAGGAGGACCCTCGCAAGCCGCTTACCGACGATCGTCTGGTCGCGGAGTTACTGCGACAGGGCATCCAGGTCAACCGGCGCACCGTCGCCAAATACCGCGAAGACATGCACATTCCAAGTACGCACCAGCGCCGGCAACGATAG
- the gmk gene encoding guanylate kinase yields the protein MAGILFIISAPSGSGKSTLVSEVRRLVSGLEFSISYTTRAPRGSERDGVEYYFTDKATFERMIADDEFLEYATVFGNHYYGTAVSALDHALAHGNDLLLDIDVQGALQVMQKVPQAISIFILPPAPDVLEKRLRNRSQAEGVADEAEIEKRLSQARTELQQLHRYKYALVNDVLDEAASEMRAIVLEARGEANAQERVLADACRTTHHSERLDMALASFDKP from the coding sequence ATGGCCGGCATCCTCTTCATCATCTCGGCGCCCAGCGGCTCGGGCAAATCTACGCTCGTCAGCGAGGTCCGCCGTCTCGTCTCTGGCCTCGAGTTCTCCATCTCTTACACCACCCGCGCTCCCCGTGGCTCGGAGCGGGATGGTGTTGAGTACTATTTCACCGACAAAGCTACCTTCGAACGTATGATCGCTGATGACGAGTTCCTCGAATACGCCACCGTCTTCGGCAATCACTACTACGGCACAGCAGTCTCTGCCCTGGATCATGCACTGGCCCACGGCAACGACTTGCTCCTTGACATCGACGTCCAGGGCGCTCTGCAGGTCATGCAAAAGGTCCCGCAGGCAATCTCCATCTTCATCTTGCCCCCCGCGCCAGACGTGTTGGAGAAACGTCTCCGCAACCGCAGCCAGGCGGAAGGTGTGGCCGACGAGGCAGAGATCGAGAAGCGTCTCTCGCAGGCACGCACGGAGCTGCAACAGCTTCACAGGTATAAGTACGCTCTCGTCAACGATGTTCTCGACGAGGCAGCGTCCGAGATGCGTGCGATCGTGCTTGAGGCCCGTGGCGAAGCCAACGCGCAGGAGCGCGTTCTTGCCGATGCCTGTCGCACCACGCATCACTCCGAGCGCCTCGACATGGCTCTGGCAAGCTTCGACAAGCCGTAG
- a CDS encoding ABC transporter ATP-binding protein, producing MKRILRLLGYMRPYLLYTFASILLMGVFAAMAALRVLLIKPIIDNVLSAKASPDQVLVFTIPHTHHIINLQFLIPKHFHNAWTVVAVALIGSAIIKSFCDYFGTLFANKAGFGLITDLRNDLYDSILGRSTAFFQRHSSGTLISTLINDIERVQTAMATVLIDFLQQFFTMVVMIGVVIITGGAMAWILIVFVPVIILSSRKVGRDVRRTTRRGQDKLAEIQNIVQETISGHGIVKVFGTEPLEMARFRRAADRLLSANLRSVAVQAISSPLMDALGAVLLALLLFIGRNVIQHGVTPGVFITFLGAVIMLYDPVRRMPTYYNSFQQAVGASEDVFKFIDAQDEVRERRGARALKSFDGRIEFRDVRFAYERDGHSKEVLHGISLTLNRGEVLALVGPSGAGKSTLVNLLPRFYDVTEGAILLDKHDVRDLTLASLRKQIGKVTQETVLFNDTVRNNIAYGQPDAPMTVVEEAAKAALAHDFILRLPQGYDTPIGERGARLSGGERQRIAIARALLKNAPILILDEATSSLDTESEAAVQAALANLIEGRTVLVIAHRLSTVRRADRIAVMESGTITELGTHDQLLALGGTYSRLYNLQFGALDPIDADALPPLAGQLTRS from the coding sequence ATGAAACGCATACTCCGCCTGCTCGGATACATGCGGCCGTACCTGCTCTACACGTTCGCGTCGATCCTGCTTATGGGCGTCTTTGCGGCGATGGCGGCGCTCCGCGTACTGCTCATCAAGCCCATCATCGACAACGTGCTCAGTGCCAAGGCCTCACCCGATCAGGTGCTGGTTTTCACCATCCCACACACGCATCACATCATCAATCTGCAGTTCCTTATACCGAAGCACTTCCACAATGCGTGGACGGTCGTCGCTGTCGCGCTTATCGGTTCGGCCATCATCAAGTCGTTCTGTGACTACTTCGGAACGCTCTTCGCCAACAAGGCCGGCTTCGGCCTCATCACCGATCTTCGCAACGACCTCTACGATTCCATCCTCGGCCGCTCCACGGCGTTCTTTCAGCGACACTCCTCGGGCACACTCATCTCCACGCTCATCAACGATATCGAGCGTGTGCAGACGGCCATGGCAACCGTGCTCATCGACTTCCTGCAGCAGTTCTTCACCATGGTCGTCATGATCGGTGTCGTCATCATCACAGGCGGAGCCATGGCCTGGATACTGATTGTCTTCGTGCCGGTCATCATCCTCTCCTCGCGCAAGGTTGGCCGCGATGTTCGCCGCACCACGCGTCGCGGACAGGACAAACTCGCCGAGATCCAGAACATTGTGCAGGAGACCATCTCCGGCCACGGCATCGTCAAGGTCTTCGGCACCGAGCCCCTGGAGATGGCGCGCTTCCGCCGCGCAGCCGACCGCCTCCTCAGCGCCAACCTCCGCTCCGTCGCGGTGCAGGCCATCTCATCGCCGCTCATGGATGCCCTCGGCGCAGTCCTGCTCGCTCTGCTGCTCTTCATCGGGCGCAACGTCATCCAGCACGGCGTCACCCCGGGTGTCTTCATCACCTTCCTCGGCGCGGTCATCATGCTTTACGACCCCGTCCGACGCATGCCTACCTACTACAACAGCTTCCAGCAGGCCGTCGGCGCCAGTGAAGACGTCTTCAAGTTCATCGACGCGCAGGACGAGGTCCGCGAACGCCGTGGAGCCCGCGCACTCAAGTCCTTCGACGGGCGCATCGAGTTCCGCGACGTGCGCTTCGCCTACGAGCGTGACGGCCACTCCAAAGAGGTTCTCCACGGCATATCCCTAACGCTCAACCGCGGCGAAGTCCTCGCTCTCGTCGGCCCCAGCGGTGCAGGGAAGTCAACCCTCGTCAATCTGCTGCCCCGCTTTTACGACGTTACCGAGGGGGCGATCCTGCTCGACAAGCACGATGTCCGCGACCTTACGCTCGCTTCACTTCGCAAGCAGATCGGCAAGGTCACGCAGGAGACTGTTCTCTTCAACGACACCGTTCGTAACAACATCGCCTACGGCCAGCCCGACGCACCGATGACTGTCGTTGAAGAGGCCGCAAAGGCGGCCCTCGCGCACGACTTCATCCTGCGGCTCCCGCAAGGGTACGACACTCCCATCGGCGAACGCGGCGCGCGTCTCTCCGGCGGCGAGCGGCAACGTATCGCCATCGCCCGCGCCCTGCTCAAAAATGCGCCCATCCTCATCCTCGACGAGGCCACCAGCTCACTCGACACCGAAAGCGAAGCCGCCGTTCAGGCGGCCCTCGCCAATCTCATTGAAGGCCGCACTGTCCTCGTCATTGCGCACCGTCTCTCCACCGTGCGCCGTGCCGACCGCATCGCCGTCATGGAGAGCGGAACCATCACCGAGCTTGGCACGCACGATCAGCTCCTCGCTCTCGGCGGCACCTACTCGCGCCTCTACAACCTGCAGTTTGGTGCACTCGACCCCATCGATGCCGACGCGCTTCCACCGCTCGCCGGCCAACTCACACGGAGCTAG
- a CDS encoding uracil-DNA glycosylase, protein MSASPEQQLRAYVDYLRDLGIYDLYRRDDPATVLPESLRAALSAKPASVPAARAVTPPAPTPARSPAPPPPVRTAPPVASCPTPPLVASPPPDYFSLDPVTSSAPDLGAPMPKPKSFDALVPVPTRVIPAAERPAALESVRTEIGDCTRCPLAYGGRHKIVFADGDPSARLMFVGEGPGADEDAQGLPFVGKAGQLLNNMIMAMGLKREEVYIANIVKCRPPANRTPEYVEATTCSQFLIQQIDIVRPEVIVALGGTAATYLLGVKQSLASLRGHWYSSRGAKVAVTYHPAFLLRDPRQKGEAWKDLQRVMAELGLKAPARPSPST, encoded by the coding sequence ATGAGCGCTTCTCCTGAGCAACAACTGCGGGCCTACGTCGACTACCTGCGTGACCTCGGCATCTACGATCTCTATCGCCGCGACGACCCAGCCACGGTTCTGCCCGAATCGCTGCGTGCAGCGCTGTCGGCGAAACCTGCATCGGTTCCAGCAGCCAGGGCCGTGACACCACCAGCCCCAACCCCGGCTCGCTCCCCCGCTCCGCCCCCACCAGTGCGTACAGCTCCGCCGGTAGCTTCGTGTCCAACACCTCCGCTAGTGGCTTCTCCTCCGCCAGACTACTTCTCGCTCGACCCTGTCACATCCTCTGCGCCAGATCTAGGTGCCCCCATGCCCAAGCCCAAGTCCTTTGACGCGCTCGTGCCCGTGCCTACGCGCGTCATTCCCGCTGCCGAGCGTCCCGCCGCTCTCGAAAGTGTCCGCACCGAAATCGGCGACTGCACCCGCTGCCCGCTCGCCTACGGCGGCCGCCACAAGATCGTCTTCGCCGACGGCGACCCCAGTGCCCGCCTCATGTTCGTCGGCGAAGGCCCCGGAGCCGACGAGGACGCGCAAGGCCTGCCCTTCGTCGGCAAGGCCGGCCAACTGCTGAACAACATGATCATGGCCATGGGCCTCAAGCGTGAAGAGGTCTATATCGCCAACATCGTCAAGTGCCGCCCGCCCGCCAATCGCACCCCGGAGTACGTCGAGGCCACCACCTGCTCGCAGTTCCTCATCCAGCAGATCGACATCGTCCGTCCCGAGGTCATCGTCGCGCTCGGAGGCACAGCGGCCACCTATCTTCTCGGCGTCAAGCAGTCGCTAGCGTCCCTGCGAGGCCACTGGTACAGTTCACGCGGGGCCAAGGTCGCCGTAACCTACCATCCCGCGTTCCTGCTCCGCGACCCGCGCCAGAAGGGCGAAGCCTGGAAGGATCTCCAGCGCGTGATGGCCGAACTCGGCCTCAAGGCTCCGGCACGCCCCTCACCCTCCACCTAG
- the raiA gene encoding ribosome-associated translation inhibitor RaiA, which translates to MNIEFTGRRTVVTAKLRTQAEEALAAIARVTNRCTNAHIILTEDKYRKIAEVSVQCRGDVHVATAQSTSMETALHDALAKVEQQAIRNKERFSTVRDHPRPIAVPTL; encoded by the coding sequence ATGAACATTGAGTTCACCGGACGTCGCACTGTAGTCACTGCAAAACTTCGTACGCAGGCGGAAGAGGCTCTGGCCGCCATTGCGCGTGTCACCAATCGATGCACCAACGCGCACATCATCCTCACTGAGGACAAATACCGCAAGATCGCCGAGGTCTCCGTTCAATGCCGCGGCGATGTTCATGTTGCCACTGCTCAATCGACCTCCATGGAGACGGCCCTGCACGACGCTCTCGCAAAGGTGGAGCAGCAAGCCATCCGTAACAAGGAACGCTTCTCCACGGTACGCGATCATCCGCGCCCCATCGCGGTTCCAACGCTGTAA
- the rapZ gene encoding RNase adapter RapZ, whose translation MAPAVRSRKTKSVALSKPAPRELVILTGLSGAGKASALKAFEDLGFYSVDNLPLDLIPRFADLVAKSAEITHAALVVDVREGSRLHRFPSILSKVRKVLPTRVVFLEANDDALIRRFSETRRPHPLGRDETVVSSIRAERKRLDPVRNVADILLDTTRFNVHELRAHINAQFSHGEGKAERNLTISVNSFGFKNGVPTDADLVFDVRFLPNPHFIPEFRKLTGKHPRVAKYIRQFPQTAEFLDKVTEMLTFLLPHYIHEGKSYLTIGIGCTGGQHRSVMIAEELKKRLSAAGYRAKSSHRDMPR comes from the coding sequence ATGGCTCCCGCTGTACGTTCCCGAAAGACGAAGTCTGTTGCGCTCTCTAAACCGGCTCCTCGTGAGCTGGTGATCCTGACGGGGCTTTCCGGTGCCGGAAAGGCCTCCGCCCTCAAGGCGTTTGAAGATCTCGGCTTTTACTCCGTAGACAACCTCCCGCTCGACCTTATCCCTCGTTTCGCTGACCTCGTCGCAAAGTCGGCTGAGATCACGCACGCTGCGCTTGTCGTCGATGTCCGCGAGGGTAGCCGCCTACACCGCTTTCCGTCGATCCTCAGCAAGGTGCGCAAGGTGCTTCCCACGCGCGTCGTCTTTCTCGAAGCCAACGACGATGCGTTGATCCGCCGCTTCTCCGAAACACGCAGGCCCCACCCGCTTGGTCGTGACGAAACTGTTGTCAGCTCCATCCGTGCCGAGCGTAAACGGCTTGATCCGGTCCGTAACGTGGCGGACATTCTGCTCGACACAACGCGCTTCAACGTCCACGAACTCCGCGCCCACATCAACGCGCAGTTCAGCCACGGCGAAGGCAAGGCCGAGCGCAACCTCACCATCTCGGTGAACAGCTTCGGATTCAAGAACGGTGTCCCCACGGATGCCGATCTTGTCTTTGACGTCCGCTTCCTGCCCAACCCACACTTCATTCCGGAGTTCCGCAAGCTCACGGGCAAGCATCCCCGCGTTGCCAAATACATCCGGCAGTTCCCGCAGACGGCTGAGTTTCTCGACAAGGTGACCGAGATGCTCACCTTTCTCCTGCCGCACTACATCCACGAAGGCAAGAGCTATCTCACCATCGGCATTGGCTGCACGGGCGGCCAACACCGGTCGGTCATGATCGCCGAGGAGCTAAAGAAGCGTCTCTCCGCAGCCGGCTATCGTGCCAAGAGTTCCCACCGCGACATGCCGCGATGA
- a CDS encoding TonB-dependent receptor gives MKKPRFFRFAVFAFLAGLVIAFAAGAAYGQSTSGTVTGSVFDPSGAGLAGATVTLTNPVSGYSRTAVTDGTGTYRFYNLPFDQYSVTATSSNFVASTRQAQVYSPVPLALVFHLQVSSVTSTVEVQGAPGLVEQDPNFHTDVDRSVINRLPIESPSSELSSIVTLASPGVAADSNGLMHGLGDHAENSFNVDGEPITDQQSKVFSNQVPAAAVQSLEVIDGAPPAEYGDKTSLIVKITTRSGQGVTTPTGTVRLSYSTFGTSNLGFDTSYGGTNWGNFIAVDGLQSGRFLDGPEFAVLHDKGNEENFFDRFDYNFTPRDSIHFNAQYTRSWFQTPNDFENIGVVDPNGNVIGNTDQRSKIGTINFSPTFTHVISDDSVANIGVYVRRDAYNYYPSNNPFADYALDQQQETISQYRTLTNMGVHADISYVHGINNAKLGGVYEQTLLRENDSVGVVDPTLTPSCLDTNGNPTGCTSPGATPNPNVIPVLVPYDLTQAGSLYAWKGRTDVKQLALYGEDQITAGNWLLNFGIRGDFYNGMTIQRQAEPRVGISYNVKPTNTVLRVSYARTQETPFNENLVLSSTGCSDPVLFAVFSTLSAGSCATQAITPFNPGFRNEFHAGFGQSVGRHFVFNGEYIWKYTHNAYDFSVLGTTPITFPIEWASSKIPGYALSATLTDLKGLSVRFNASSVAARFFNPQLGGVGATPGIVGSTLPFRIDHDEHFNETTHLEYAMPFHKSMYVGFNWRYDTGLVAGASPCYNTTDPNSVCNPLNGGPSITINGQPGIDLSYLSPDQQFQAGLVCNGVKATPTSGLTQCLASQLTSNLIVIPAPGTEDDDKNPQRIQPRTVFDLALGDDNIMHFGENDRYKFSGRITAINLADKYALYNFLSTFSGTHYLTPRTVTGEVAFHF, from the coding sequence ATGAAGAAGCCACGTTTCTTTCGCTTTGCCGTCTTCGCCTTCCTCGCGGGGTTGGTAATAGCTTTTGCGGCCGGTGCCGCATATGGCCAGAGCACATCCGGAACGGTCACCGGCTCAGTTTTTGATCCCAGCGGCGCTGGGCTTGCAGGTGCCACCGTCACGCTGACGAATCCCGTCAGCGGATACTCGCGAACCGCCGTTACCGATGGAACCGGTACCTATCGCTTCTATAACTTACCCTTCGACCAGTACAGTGTTACGGCAACCAGCTCTAATTTTGTGGCTTCCACGCGCCAGGCACAGGTCTACTCTCCGGTGCCACTCGCGCTGGTCTTTCACCTTCAGGTGAGTTCTGTGACCTCAACGGTGGAAGTACAGGGAGCCCCTGGTTTGGTGGAACAAGATCCCAATTTCCATACCGATGTGGATCGCTCCGTCATCAACCGGCTACCGATCGAGAGCCCGTCAAGTGAGTTAAGCTCCATCGTCACACTGGCTTCCCCCGGCGTTGCAGCGGATTCAAACGGCCTGATGCACGGGTTAGGGGACCACGCCGAGAACTCCTTCAATGTTGATGGCGAACCGATCACCGATCAGCAGAGCAAGGTCTTCTCAAACCAGGTGCCGGCAGCCGCGGTTCAATCACTCGAGGTCATCGACGGCGCTCCACCAGCCGAATATGGTGATAAAACCTCGCTGATCGTGAAGATTACTACCCGCTCAGGCCAGGGAGTTACCACCCCGACAGGAACAGTACGTCTGTCCTACAGCACGTTCGGTACCAGCAATCTTGGATTCGACACATCATACGGCGGAACGAACTGGGGCAATTTCATCGCAGTCGATGGATTGCAAAGCGGGCGATTTCTTGACGGCCCGGAATTTGCAGTGCTGCATGATAAGGGCAACGAAGAGAATTTCTTCGATCGGTTCGACTACAACTTTACGCCGCGCGATTCGATTCACTTCAACGCGCAATACACGCGGTCGTGGTTTCAGACGCCAAATGACTTTGAGAATATCGGCGTGGTCGACCCCAATGGGAATGTGATCGGCAACACTGACCAGCGCTCGAAGATCGGCACGATCAACTTCTCGCCTACCTTCACGCATGTGATCAGCGACGACTCGGTTGCCAATATTGGCGTCTACGTTCGCCGCGATGCGTACAACTACTATCCCAGCAACAATCCCTTTGCCGACTACGCTCTCGATCAGCAACAGGAAACGATCAGCCAATACAGGACCCTGACGAACATGGGCGTTCATGCTGATATTTCCTACGTCCACGGTATTAACAACGCAAAGCTTGGCGGCGTATATGAGCAAACGCTGCTACGTGAGAATGACAGCGTAGGTGTTGTCGATCCCACGCTGACACCTTCCTGCCTCGACACGAACGGAAATCCAACCGGCTGTACTTCCCCGGGAGCCACACCGAACCCCAACGTCATTCCCGTCTTGGTTCCCTATGACCTCACGCAGGCCGGCTCTCTTTATGCTTGGAAGGGCCGCACGGACGTCAAGCAGCTTGCCCTCTACGGTGAAGATCAGATTACGGCAGGCAACTGGCTTTTGAACTTCGGCATTCGCGGCGACTTCTATAACGGGATGACCATTCAACGGCAAGCCGAACCCCGCGTCGGTATCTCATACAACGTAAAGCCGACGAACACTGTACTGCGAGTCTCCTATGCCCGCACGCAGGAAACTCCGTTCAATGAGAATCTCGTTCTCTCATCGACAGGTTGCTCCGATCCGGTGCTCTTTGCGGTCTTCTCCACCTTGTCCGCGGGCAGTTGCGCGACACAGGCTATCACCCCCTTCAATCCGGGTTTCCGCAACGAGTTTCACGCTGGGTTTGGCCAATCCGTGGGTCGTCACTTTGTCTTCAACGGAGAATACATCTGGAAGTACACGCACAATGCGTACGACTTCAGCGTGCTCGGTACGACCCCCATTACCTTCCCAATTGAATGGGCCAGCTCGAAAATTCCTGGTTATGCTTTGAGCGCGACGTTGACCGACCTTAAGGGTCTGTCGGTTCGGTTCAACGCATCGTCGGTGGCCGCTCGGTTCTTCAATCCCCAGTTAGGCGGTGTGGGAGCGACGCCGGGTATCGTTGGCAGCACCCTCCCGTTCCGCATCGACCACGACGAACACTTCAACGAGACAACCCATCTCGAATATGCGATGCCCTTCCATAAGAGCATGTACGTTGGCTTCAATTGGAGATACGACACGGGCCTCGTAGCAGGCGCGTCGCCCTGCTACAACACAACCGACCCGAACAGCGTTTGCAACCCGCTCAATGGCGGCCCTTCGATCACGATCAATGGGCAGCCCGGGATCGACCTCAGCTATCTCAGTCCCGATCAGCAGTTCCAGGCAGGCCTCGTCTGCAATGGCGTCAAGGCCACTCCGACAAGCGGTCTAACGCAATGTCTGGCGTCGCAACTGACATCCAATCTCATCGTGATCCCGGCGCCTGGCACCGAGGATGACGATAAGAACCCACAGCGGATTCAGCCACGGACCGTCTTCGACTTGGCGTTGGGCGATGACAACATCATGCACTTCGGCGAGAACGACCGCTATAAGTTCAGCGGACGTATCACGGCCATCAACCTTGCCGATAAGTATGCGCTCTATAACTTCCTCTCCACATTCTCAGGCACACATTATCTAACGCCACGGACTGTAACGGGGGAAGTGGCTTTCCACTTCTAG
- the rpoZ gene encoding DNA-directed RNA polymerase subunit omega: MALNEQASLLLQNKYSLVKGAARRARQLQSGAPSLGVSNSLKACRVAQDEVRAGKVTYTVGARKPAPAL; this comes from the coding sequence ATGGCCCTAAACGAGCAAGCTTCGCTGCTTCTGCAGAACAAGTACAGCCTCGTCAAAGGCGCTGCACGTCGCGCCAGACAGCTCCAATCCGGAGCGCCTTCCCTTGGCGTCTCCAACTCGCTCAAAGCCTGTCGTGTCGCACAGGACGAAGTACGCGCAGGCAAGGTCACCTACACCGTCGGTGCCCGCAAGCCTGCACCCGCCCTGTAA